From Euwallacea similis isolate ESF13 chromosome 6, ESF131.1, whole genome shotgun sequence:
CAAAATGAATCTTGGATGGTAAAAGGAATCTTAACATTCAGAGGCACATGAATTAAGCTATATAAAAGATTAAAGAATTATCTCACCAAGAAAACCTTTATATCAAAATGGAATAGGTGCAGTACAGAAACcaacttgaaaaattcatcTGGAAGGCCAAGATAGCATGTTATGAAACAGAATGCTTTTGAACTTAAACCTAtctagaaaatgttcaatgAGCTAATACACTGCAACTCAGAATGCTCAGAATTGTGATAACCATTTAAGTATTCTAAAACCTAGGGTAATTAGAATGAATACAAATAATCATTAACGGATCACAGTCACAAAATAAGGAACACCAAATGAAAATCCTGGCGAAAATTCTGCAAGATTAATAATACACCCATAGGGGTCAGAATTACTAAATAGTCGTCTGATTGTGAGTGGAGAACTGTAACCCACGTCCAGACCAGAAAGTCTCCAAAAAAGTAGTAAGATCGCCTGcactgaaaataatatttctggAAGTACAAACCTATGCAGATGACATAGCAGTACTCATAAGGAATTAACTAGATAGCTGATTTACCAGCATCATTCAAGAAGTGCTGGACGCCGTGTGCACCTGATAGGAAAAAAAACAGGGCAATTAATTCCGGGATAACACTTTTGTTtcctttatcaaaataacaaaacaatagTACTTGCAAGAGCCGTTTCTCTTTGGGGTAACAACTGTAAAGTAGTTTACTAGATTTAAGTTTTCTATTATTCTTGTTTTTTGTTACTTGTGGGAAAGTATACCAGATGAGTGAAGAAGGATTGAATTCTGTTTAATTTCCACTCAGAGTAACTGTGAGAAAAACTAGgattttaagtaattattttcatatagcAGTAATCATAATTATCTGTACAAGTACtttaagtaaatataatacttaatcaataaaatattttaattatatttcagaTTTTCTCTATATGTGCATTTGCAACAATCACAGGCTACGTAGGATTCATTCGCTTTGTATATCCCAACATGGAATCCAGCATTAAATTTGAGTACCCATTTTATGTTAGTGAAAGCTTGGTACTCAATGTCAACTGCACAGCTACTGTGTCAAATGATTTTTCTTCAGACGCAAGATTTTTTGTTGCTACTGGTGTACTCTCATTTCTCTATACTATTGCCATCatttatatatatgtaaaaatgGATGAAGCCtataaaatcaacaaaaaactACCACTCTATGTAAGAATTTTAagcttttcatttttaatatttaaaaaaatgcttttcagGATTTTCTCATAACAGTATTTCTGGCAGTTTTGTGGCTCTCAAGCAGCGCTGCCTGGAGCCATGCTTTATCTGGTTTAAAGACTGTCACTAGTTACCCTACCCTCACTCCACCTGGTTGTTGTAAAACTATTAGAACTAGCAGCTTTTCAACACTTAATATCTCAGCGGTAAGAAcatataaatttgcaaaatgttCTTTCCTTAttgaacaataaattaattttcagatttttgggtttttgaattttttcttatgggcagCAGATCTATGGTTCCTCTTCAAAGAAACTGAGTGGTTCCAAGGGGGAGCACCCCCAACAACTAGCGGGGTTTAAAGCAATATTTGCCAAGCAAATGGACTTTTGCCACATTAATCTGCAAGGTATACCCAATAAAATGGTCCATGGCTGAGATAATCCATGAGACTAGCACTTAATTACTTAGTTGTAgagtttttgttgtttttttttatttttcttcaaagtATTGTTTaagatttagattttttaaagagtttcTAGCAGATTTGCAAGAAAGTcggttatttttttgttttagtttattttggTTCTTGACTGATTCAAACATCAAGTTTTCTAGGCAGTGAGGTAGTTAATGTCTTTATAACCAATAAGATTTCCCAGTATTTTGGCAAGTTTACACCTGCTTTTATTATAGTCTCTAGGATATAGATGTAGACGTGGCATTTTCCAGAGTTCGTCAAGGAAATATAAATATGTGACTTTAGGGCTAAAGTGTCGGGCATAGAATTTCTGTCTTTGAAATACATAGTTGTTAGGGATATTAGTTGAAAATATATAGAAGTACAGGTGTAAAGTAGGACTGCTGTTTTAACTCATTTTTGAGTTTCATTGTCTTATGCgtacaataaaatatcaactatTCATATCGCTCAAACTCCCAAGAGAATTTCTCTGAATCTACTTCAGCAGATTTGATGCGTTATTTTGTCCCATTCATATGCCAAATACTCTATTTTTATACCTTAACTTATTTAACGTTAACAGTAATGTGTCATatcggatttttttatttgaaataaagatcATTTTGTTTACactcattattttatttgtcttGTTTTCAAGCTTAAAGAAAGCTGTGTTTTTGAACCTTATCTGCCTTTCGCTTCTATTTCCACTAGAACACTAGAGGAATTATAAATGAAGGTCCATTTTTTAGCCGATGTTAATTGACAATTAAGTAGCAATTAGCTTTTGCTAGATCCCATAAATTCAATTCTATCTTATTAGGTATGGAAAAGAACATGAAGTCGGAATGGATTATTCG
This genomic window contains:
- the LOC136409628 gene encoding synaptophysin-like translates to MDAVRDFNFSVFQEPRGVMRILHFIFSICAFATITGYVGFIRFVYPNMESSIKFEYPFYVSESLVLNVNCTATVSNDFSSDARFFVATGVLSFLYTIAIIYIYVKMDEAYKINKKLPLYDFLITVFLAVLWLSSSAAWSHALSGLKTVTSYPTLTPPGCCKTIRTSSFSTLNISAIFGFLNFFLWAADLWFLFKETEWFQGGAPPTTSGV